Proteins encoded within one genomic window of Anastrepha ludens isolate Willacy chromosome 4, idAnaLude1.1, whole genome shotgun sequence:
- the LOC128860764 gene encoding alpha-endosulfine: MSTAEETSQPTTPQDSSDSQDQANPRELEKIEEEKLKSKYPSGLRGPGGHSAFLQKRLQKGQKFFDSGDYQMAKQKGGGVKQVFANKVATGEAIPTPETVPARKTSIIQPCNKFQTTS; this comes from the exons ATGAGTACTGCAGAAGAAACCAGTCAACCGACAACGCCCCAAGATTCATCTGATTCACAAGATCAG GCAAATCCACGAGAGTTAGAGAAAATTGAGGAGGAAAAATTGAAATCGAAGTATCCATCAGGGTTACGCGGGCCTGGCGGTCATTCAGCTTTTCTGCAAAAGCGTCTACAGAAAGGC caaaaattctTCGATTCTGGTGATTATCAAATGGCAAAACAGAAGGGTGGCGGTGTAAAGCAAGTTTTTGCGAACAAGGTAGCCACGGGCGAAGCAATACCTACACCGGAAACAGTGCCTGCGCGTAAAACCTCGATAATACAGCCTTGTAATAAGTTCCAAACGACGAGTTAA
- the LOC128860763 gene encoding viral IAP-associated factor homolog, whose translation MQDPNEDTEWNDVLRAKGILPPKQKEAEITEDQIQAMLDDAINRRTDLKVGEDGHSKPIDDMTLDELDELEDSEDEEVLEQYRERRIAEMRAFAEKAKFGTVREISGQDYVSEVTKAGEGIWVVLHLYANGVPLCALIHHHMQQLASRFPQAKFLRSIATTCIPNFPEKNLPTIFIYHEGQLKKQYIGPLELRGEKLTLNELEFLLGAVGAIPTEIKEDPRPQIRDKLLADLESQNIDFY comes from the exons ATGCAG GACCCCAATGAAGATACTGAATGGAATGATGTACTCCGTGCTAAAGGTATTCTGCCACCAAAGCAGAAGGAAGCTGAAATCACAGAGGATCAAATACAAGCTATGTTGGACGACGCCATAAATAGGCGCACTGATCTAAAAGTTGGAGAAGATGGCCATTCCAAGCCAATTGACGACATGACACTGGATGAATTAGATGAATTGGAGGATTCAGAAGACGAAGAAGTGCTGGAACAATACCGTGAACGACGTATTGCAGAAATGAGAGCGTTTGCTGAAAAAGCTAAATTTGGGACGGTGCGAGAGATATCGGGTCAAGACTATGTAAGCGAGGTGACAAAAGCGGGAGAAGGTATTTGGGTGGTGTTACATCTCTATGCCAACGGCGTCCCACTCTGCGCTCTTATACACCACCACATGCAACAGTTGGCAAGTCGCTTCCCACAAGCGAAGTTTTTGCGTTCCATTGCAACTACGTGCATACCAAATTTTCCGGAAAAAAATTTGCCAACAATATTCATTTATCACGAAGGCCAGTTGAAGAAGCAATACATCGGTCCCTTAGAATTACGCGGCGAGAAACTCACGCTTAATGAGTTGGAGTTTTTATTGGGAGCAGTCGGTGCGATTCCCACAGAAATAAAAGAAGATCCACGGCCGCAAATTCGTGACAAATTGCTTGCTGATTTAGAAAGCCAAAATATTGATTTCTACTAA
- the LOC128860762 gene encoding tubulin polyglutamylase complex subunit 2 — MAKKPIPEDIFYDHLTLGLMRTLAKIPRVCDVSCVPRNPCEKAQVVNWEQRHTVYLPEDMKKFYLSTDGFLIQWSYQYAPDDLRRVGYIHIPNLQQISLLRENVESSTNSDSTASSSRVITPAVSCTTSEAGAEDGVATAIGESAFASKNGSVTNSSAATTGGASTNAVPLAPGKDRWGNTLPIITTKTKIFELNSVNNVAKVCMLYESSNFNNPKFYLYELNAKKWIFLSDTFSEYLRMAIAHLGLPYWELCFSNIGLPSWTEQLFMLLAPHLLEDYEPRRGRPVDPAPEHPYNIIDTSVFRIKPKSTTKAESSRK, encoded by the exons atggcaAAGAAACCTATCCCAGAGGATATATTCTACGACCACTTGACATTGGGCTTAATGCGGACACTTG CCAAAATACCGCGCGTGTGTGATGTCTCCTGTGTGCCTCGAAACCCATGCGAAAAAGCGCAGGTTGTTAATTGGGAGCAACGTCATACCGTATATTTACCGGaagatatgaaaaaattttacttgtCCACAGATGGATTCCTAATACAATGGAGTTATCAGTACGCAC CTGACGATTTGCGCCGTGTAGGGTATATTCATATCCCGAACCTTCAGCAAATTTCTCTTTTGCGTGAGAATGTTGAGTCCTCCACTAATTCGGACTCAACTGCCTCTAGTTCCAGAGTTATAACGCCAGCTGTTAGTTGTACAACAAGCGAAGCAGGTGCAGAAGATGGCGTGGCAACAGCCATTGGAGAATCGGCATTTGCCAGTAAAAATGGATCCGTGACAAATTCAAGTGCTGCAACAACTGGAGGAGCTAGTACTAACGCTGTGCCTTTGGCACCAGGAAAAGACCGTTGGGGAAATACGTTGCCtattataacaacaaaaaccaaaatcttCGAACTCAATAGCGTTAATAACGTCGCTAAAGTGTGTATGCTCTACGAGTCAAGTAATTTTAACAATCCGAAATTCTATCTATATGAATTGAATGCAAAGAAGTGGATATTCCTATCCGATACGTTCAGCGAATACTTGCGCATGGCAATTGCCCATTTGGGTCTACCATATTGGGAACTGTGTTTCTCCAACATTGGACTACCCTCGTGGACAGAG CAATTATTTATGCTGTTAGCGCCACATCTGCTGGAGGACTATGAGCCACGTCGCGGACGCCCAGTAGATCCTGCCCCGGAACACCCATACAATATTATCGATACCTCCGTTTTTCGAATTAAACCGAAAAGTACTACGAAAGCCGAATCTTCAAGAaaataa
- the LOC128860761 gene encoding anoctamin-5, translating into MYDSGSSSNESNNKSNSKNAAHTKYNSERNNRQALHQPDIEQSSGSQSSTNRRHFQICVDSVDDESTAPITESNSREDLIASSERIAEAPRDFPRFLSVPALRNSRPYSESLVKRQISSSPAKSERALRSNSTGGVMRARRLSQDSGIVTGRLFGGLENTFLDTVAPTKHFAKSSDNLYNFLINEAATNAYNQQWQEQQQQNDHEDRQTKKEQVQAIIPYTPKPIERQTGMQKATSYTEKWLNSTMSRAFGHLKSSSIAIPLPTHIETESAEPSPTQAFGPKIVNTEDIPGTAMRRSLGLHLSSPLVEDTKRGGDHGIADALTDDDHCEAIESSHSNVLRDQFGYKQLMLVSRKSSKSSMVDSSLNGSHNGSRKTSKSQSASGDESDLRRTSKQDREGLDPESLMFRDGRRKVDMVLAWEEEDFGVMTEAESLRRDHRRCFMENLIKEGLEVELEDKTQSFNEKTYFLKIHLPWRLETRLAEVMNLKLPIKRFITISVKASWDEENVVARNMHYWKSVWNRLTRKIQLDQSILEGETTFKAATANGNPEEQFIVKDRATAFTSAQRSLMVMQVLIRTPFDDSDRVGIRRLLNDSTYLACFPLHEGRYDRPHSSGMSFDRRVLYLTWAHPSQWYKKQPLCLVRKYFGDKIALYFCWLGFYTEMLVYPAVVGTLCFLYGLASLDSEDNTPSKEICNQFGTGNITLCPLCDKACSYQNLYESCLFSRLTYLFDNPSTVFFAIFMSFWATTFLELWKRKQSVIVWEWDLHNVESDEENRPEFETNATTFRMNPVTREKEPYMSTWSRAIRFVITGSAVLFMISVVLSAVLGTIIYRISLVSVIYGGGGFFVKEHAKLFTTVTAALINLVVIMILTRIYHRMAIRLTNLENPRTHTEYEDSYTFKIFFFEFMNFYSSLIYIAFFKGRFFDYPGDDQARRSEFFRLKNDICDPAGCLSELCIQLAIIMVGKQCWNNFMEYLFPKFYNWWRRRKHKAATKDVTHLHMAWEQDYHMQDPGRLALFDEYLEMVLQYGFVTLFVAAFPLAPLFALLNNVAEIRLDAYKMVTQARRPLAERVEDIGAWYGILRIITYTAVVSNAFVIAYTSDFIPRMVYKFVYSDTNTLAGYIEHSLSTFNTSDYKEEWGATSSEKDPDVCQYRGYRNGPHDPEPYGLSPHYWHVFAARLAFVVVFEHVVFVITGIMQFIIPDIPAEVKTQMQREQLLAKEAKYQHGIKRAQQGDNQDLLSIFRDAGSRGSGATMGTSGFMGRGSWARRFSRLSDGLDAHVEVAARPRRSVESTVWEVS; encoded by the exons ATGTATGACTCGGGTAGTAGTAGCAATGAGagcaacaataaaagcaacagTAAGAACGCTGCGCACACGAAATACAATAGCGAAAGAAATAATAGACAAGCACTTCACCAGCCTGATATCGAGCAGAGTTCGGGTAGTCAATCGAGCACTAACAGGCggcattttcaaatttgcgtcgATAGTGTTGACGATGAAAGCACCGCGCCAATAACGGAATCCAATTCCCGTGAGGATCTCATAGCGAGCAGTGAACGTATTGCTGAAGCTCCGCGCGACTTCCCAC GATTTTTATCAGTGCCCGCTTTACGCAACTCTCGCCCATACTCGGAGAGTTTGGTAAAACGCCAAATCTCATCCAGCCCTGCAAAAAGTGAGCGAGCATTACGCTCGAATTCAACAGGGGGGGTAATGCGAGCTAGACGTTTGAGCCAAGACAGTGGAATTGTTACAGGCCGGCTGTTTGGCGGTTTG GAAAACACGTTCCTCGACACAGTCGCTCCCACCAAGCATTTCGCCAAATCATCTGACAATTTGTATAATTTCCTGATAAACGAAGCCGCTACCAATGCATACAATCAACAGtggcaagaacaacaacaacaaaatgatcATGAGGACCGTCAAACGAAAAAGGAACAAGTACAAGCGATTATACCTTACACACCTAAACCGATTGAACGACAAACTGGAATGCAGAAAGCAACTTCGTATACGGAAAAATGGCTTAATTCAACAATGTCACGCGCTTTCGGTCATCTAAAGTCGAGCTCTATTGCGATACCGTTGCCTACTCATATCGAAACAGAGTCAGCAGAACCGAGTCCGACGCAAGCGTTTGGCCCGAAGATCGTAAATACCGAAGATATTCCGGGTACGGCGATGCGACGTAGTCTGGGCCTGCATTTGAGTTCACCACTCGTAGAGGACACAAAACGTGGAGGGGATCACGGCATAGCGGATGCATTAACTGATGACGATCATTGCGAAGCAATTGAGTCCTCACATTCAAACGTACTACGGGATCAGTTCGGTTACAAACAGTTAATGCTGGTGTCGCGGAAGAGTTCAAAAAGTTCTATGGTGGATAGCAGCTTGAACGGCAGCCATAATGGTAGCCGAAAAACCAGTAAAAGCCAGAGCGCTAGTGGAGATGAAAGTGATTTGCGGCGCACTAGCAAACAAGACAGAGAG GGCCTCGATCCCGAGTCTCTCATGTTTCGTGACGGACGCCGTAAAGTTGATATGGTGCTTGCGTGGGAAGAAGAGGACTTCGGTGTAATGACGGAGGCTGAATCCCTTCGTCGTGACCATCGACGTTGCTtcatggaaaatttaataaaggaaGGACTTGAAGTCGAGCTTGAAGACAAGACACAgtcatttaatgaaaaaacgTACTTTTTAAAGATTCATCTACCTTGGCGCCTCGAGACTCGACTTGCAGAAGTAATGAATCTGAAGCTGCCAATCAAGAGGTTCATTACAATCTCTGTGAAGGCATCATGG GATGAAGAGAATGTAGTTGCGCGCAATATGCATTACTGGAAATCTGTCTGGAATCGACTGACGCGCAAAATTCAGCTCGATCAGAGTATTTTAGAAGGAGAAACAACCTTTAAAGCGGCTACAGCTAACGGCAATCCCGAGGAACA ATTCATCGTCAAAGATCGAGCCACTGCATTTACGAGCGCCCAACGTTCACTTATGGTTATGCAAGTGCTCATTCGCACTCCCTTCGACGATAGTGATCGCGTCGGAATTCGTCGTTTGCTTAACGATTCAACATACTTGGCTTGTTTTCCACTGCATGAAGGCCGATATGATCGTCCCCATTCCAGCGGAATGTCATTCGATCGTCGCGTTTTATACCTCACATGGGCGCATCCCTCACAGTGGTACAAAAAGCAACCATTGTGCCTAGTTCGCAAGTATTTTGGCGATAAAATTGCACTTTACTTTTGCTGGTTAGGTTTCTATACTGAGATGCTAGTCTATCCGGCAGTGGTAGGTACCTTGTGTTTTTTATACGGGCTTGCTTCATTGGACTCAGAAGACAATACGCCAAGCAAAGAGATTTGTAATCAATTCGGTACTGGTAACATTACTCTTTGCCCACTGTGCGACAAGGCCTGCAGCTATCAAAATTTATACGAGTCATGCCTCTTTTCGCGCCTAACATACCTTTTCGACAATCCATCAACAGTATTTTTCGCCATATTCATGTCGTTTTGGG CAACCACCTTTCTGGAGCTATGGAAACGTAAGCAGTCGGTAATAGTTTGGGAATGGGACTTGCATAACGTTGAGTCTGACGAGGAGAATCGTCCAGAATTTGAAACTAATGCCACAACATTTCGCATGAATCCTGTGACGAGGGAGAAGGAGCCATATATGTCTACGTGGAGccgtgccattcgatttgtcATCACGGGCAGTGCCGTCTTGTTTATG ATCTCTGTTGTGTTGTCTGCTGTGTTGGGTACCATTATATACCGGATTTCCTTGGTTTCGGTCATTTATGGTGGTGGCGGATTCTTCGTAAAGGAGCATGCGAAACTATTTACTACTGTAACTGCGGCACTGATTAATTTAGTTGTAATTATGATATTAACGAGG ATTTACCATCGCATGGCTATCAGGTTGACCAATTTGGAAAATCCTAGAACGCATACCGAATACGAGGATTCTTACACattcaaaatattcttttttgaatttatgaatttttattcgtcACTCATTTACATCGCATTCTTTAAAGGCCGTTTTTTCGATTATCCTGGCGATGATCAAGCCAGACGCAGTGAATTTTTTCGCCTGAAAAATGACATCTGCGATCCGGCGGGATGTTTATCGGAATTGTGCATCCAGCTTGCTATCATTATGGTGGGCAAACAATGCTGGAATAATTTCATGGAGTACTTGTTTCCAAAGTTCTACAATTGGTGGCGTCGTCGCAAACACAAAGCAGCCACTAAAGATGTCACACATTTACATATGGCCTGGGAGCAAGATTATCATATGCAAGATCCAGGACGCTTGGCTTTATTCGACGAATATTTGGAAATGg TACTGCAGTATGGTTTCGTCACACTGTTCGTGGCCGCGTTCCCCTTGGCTCCTTTGTTTGCGCTGCTGAACAATGTTGCTGAAATTCGTTTGGATGCCTATAAAATGGTGACGCAGGCACGACGTCCACTGGCAGAGCGCGTTGAGGACATTGGCGCCTGGTATGGCATCTTGCGTATTATCACCTATACGGCAGTTGTGTCCAACGCCTTCGTGATAGCTTACACGAGTGATTTTATTCCTCGCATGGTCTACAAGTTCGTATACTCAGACACAAACACACTTGCGGGATATATTGAGCATTCGTTGTCGACCTTTAACACGTCAGACTATAAGGAGGAGTGGGGAGCCACCAGCAGCGAAAAAGATCCTGATGTATGCCAATATCGTGGCTACCG gaatGGACCACATGACCCCGAACCTTATGGTTTGAGTCCACATTATTGGCATGTTTTTGCTGCACGCTTGGCCTTTGTTGTCGTTTTCGAG CACGTCGTATTTGTCATCACAGGCATTATGCAATTTATAATTCCCGATATTCCCGCCGAAGTGAAAACTCAAATGCAGCGCGAGCAGCTGCTAGCTAAAGAAGCTAAATATCAGCATGGCATTAAACGGGCGCAGCAGGGAGATAATCAAGATCTGTTGAGCATCTTTCGAGATGCTGGAAGTCGCGGAAGTGGCGCCACTATGGGCACTAGTGGGTTTATGGGCCGTGGCAGTTGGGCGCGCCGTTTCAGTCGCCTCAGTGATGGTTTGGATGCCCACGTAGAAGTGGCGGCGCGGCCTCGTCGCTCAGTCGAGTCGACAGTGTGGGAAGTTTCTTGA